The genomic segment AAAAACCGTTGCAAGCTTCGCAGTCGCAGCCCTCTTCGAGCGGCTCGTCCACGCTGGCGTGGCAGGCGTTGCGGATCGAGAAGGGGCCCGAGCGCGTGAACAGGCTGCCGTTGCGGGCGTTGCGAGTGGGAAGGACGCAGTCGAAGAGGTCGTATCCCTGGCCGCACAGCTCGACCAGGTCCAGCGGCGTCCCCATGCCCATCATGTAACGAGGCTTGTCGTCGGGCAGCATCGCCACGCTGGCGGCGGCGGTGGCCATCGTCTCCTCGCGCGCCTCGCCGACCGAGAGGCCGCCGACGGCATAGCCGGGGAAGTCCAGCTCGATCAGCGCCTCGGCCGCTTCGCGACGGAGGTCCTCGAAGAGGCCGCCCTGCTGGATCGCAAAGATGGCCGTGCTCGCGTCCTCTCTCAGCGCCTGCCGGGTCCGGCGCGTCCAGCGCAGCGTCCGGGCTGCGCCGTCGGCCGCCGCCTTGCGATCGCCCGGCTTGGCCACGCACACGTCGAAGGCCATGCCGATGTCGACGCCCAGCCGGTACTCCAGGTCGACGACGCCCTCGGGCGTCATGCGCACGGGCGAGCCGTCCAGGTGCGAGCGGAAGACCGCGCCCTCCTCGTCGACCTTGACGCTGGCAGCCAGGCTGAAGACCTGGAATCCGCCGCTGTCGGTCAGGACCGGAGCGCTCCAGCCCATGAAGCGGTGGATGCCGCCGAGGCGCTCGATCGTCTCGACGCCCGGCCGCAGCGCCAGGTGGTAGGCATTGGAGAGCACCATCTGCACGCCCGCCTCCGAGAGCTGCCGCGGTGTCAGACCCTTGACCGTTCCGTACGTGCCCACCGGCATGAACGCCGGCGTGGCGACGCGCCCGTGCGCGAGCGTCAGCACGCCGGTGCGGCCGCCCGTCCGGTCGCGCGCGGTGATCTCGAAGCGCAGCCCGTGTCTCATCGAATCAGCATCGCATCGCCGTAGCTGTAGAAGCGGTAACGCTCGGCGATGGCTTCCTCGTAGGCGCGCTCGATGGCCTCGCGGCCGGCCAGCGCCATCACCAGCGCCAGCAGCGTGGAGCCGGGCAGATGGAAGTTCGTCACCATCGCGTCGACTACACGGAAACGATGGCCGGGCCGAATGAACAGCCGCGTGGCGGATGCGCCGGTGGCCAGAACCCCGCCCTCGTCGGCGGCGCTTTCGAGCGCGCGCACGGTGGTCGTTCCCACTGCCACGACCGCGCGGCCCTCGGCTCGTGCGGCCGCCACGGCGGCGGCTGCGCCGGGCAGGATCGTGAAGCTCTCGCTCTCCATCTCGTGCTCGTCGATGGAGCCGCGCACGGGGACGAAGGTGCCCGGGCCCACGTGCAGCGTGACGGTTGCGAGCTCGAAGCCGTGCTCGCGCAGCTGCGATAGCAGCTCCTCGGTGAAGTGCAGGCCCGCGGTGGGTGCAGCCACCGAGCCCGGCGCCTGCGCGTAGACCGTCTGGTAGCGCTCGTGGTCCTGGCTGCGCGGCCCGCCCGGCCGTTCGATGTAGGGCGGCAACGGGATCTCGCCGATGCGCTCGAGCACTTCCTCGACCGCCAGCGGAGAAAAATCGAGGAGACAGCGGCCGCGCTCCACCGGCCCCTGCACCCGCACGACGATCCCGTGCGCGAGCTCGATCGTCTGCCCGTGGCTGAGCCCTTTGGACGACCGCGAAAGCGCCGGCGCGCGGTGCCCGTCGCCGAGTCCGAGCACGAGCAGTTCGACGGCGCCGCCGCTGCCCTGCTTGTGCCCGCGCAGCCGCGCGCGCAGGACGCGCGAGTCGTTGGCCACCAGCAGTGCACGCGGCGGCAGGAATGCGCCGATGTCGCGAAAGCGCGCGTGCGTGAGCGCGCCGCTGCGGCGGTCGAGCACGAGCAGGCGCGAGTCCTGCCGGTGCGGCGCCGGCTCCTGCGCGATCAGCTCGGAAGGAAGCTCGTAGTCGAGCAGGCCTTTCCAGCGCCCGCCGCCGCCGGCCGAACTCAAGTCGCGGATGCCTCGGCTCGCTCGGCCGTCTTGGCCGAATGCGTGAAGAAGGGCGTGAGCAGATCGACCGGGATCGGCAGCACGATGGTCGTGCTGGTGTCGGAGGCTACCTCCACCAGGGTCTGCAGGAAGCGGAGCTGCACGGCGATGGGCTGGTCGGCCATGATCTCCGCCGCTTCGCGCAGGCGCGTGGAGGCCTGGAACTCGCCTTCGGCGGCAATGACCTTGGCGCGCCGCTCGCGTTCGGCCTCGGCCTGCCGCGCCATCGCGCGCTGCATCTCCTGCGGCAGGTCGATGTGCTTGAGCTCGACGGCCACGACCTTGATCCCCCACGGATCGGTCTGGTCGTCCAGGATGGTCTGGATCTGCTGGTTGATGCGCTCTCGGTCCGAGAGCAGATGGTCCAGCTCGGCCTGCCCGCAGATGCTGCGCATCGTGGTCTGCGCCATGAGCGAAGTCGCAAACAGGAAGTTCTCCACTTCCACCACCGCGCGGCTCGGATCGACGACGCGGAAATACAGAACCGCGTTCACCTTGACCGAAACGTTGTCGCGCGTGATCACGTCCTGGCTCGGCACGTCCATGGTGATGGTGCGCATGTCGATGCGGACCATCTTCTCGATCCCGGGGATCACGTAGATGATGCCGGGACCGCGGTGCGCCACCAGCCGGCCGAGCCGCAGGATCACCGCACGCTCGTACTCGCGCATGACCTTGACTCCGCTCGCCAGTAGAAGGACCACGGCCAGAACGACGTACAGTCCGATCATTTCGTTTCTCCTCTGGGCTGGGGCACCACGCGCACCTTGAGCCCGGTCACCGATTCGATTCGCACGCTGGTGCCGGCCGCGATCGGCGCGGTGCTGCTGGCGTTCCACAGCTCGCCGTGGACACGCACCTTGCCGCTGGGCCCGACATCGGTTACCGCCACGCCGATCTCGCCGATCAAGCCTTCGGCGCCGAGCGCCGGCCGGCGCCTGCGGTCGCGCAGCAGCAGCGAGCCCACGGCCAGCATGATCGTGGTCGCCATCACGACGGTCGTCGCGATCAGGCGCCGGTCCACGTAGAGCGAGGATTCGGGCGTGTACAGAAACAGCGAGCCGAGCGCGAGGGCGACGATGCCGCCGAAGCCCAGAATGCCGAAGCTCGGCACGAACAGCTCGGCCACCAGAAACGCCGCGCCCAGCAGCATGAGGAGTGCGCCGCCGCCGCTGATCGGAAGCACCTGCGAGGCCAGCAGCGCCAGCAGGAGCGCGATGGTCCCGACCACGCCGGGCACGACCGCGCCGGGCTGCGACAACTCCATGTACAGGCCGAGCATCGCGACCATCATCAGCAGGTAGGCGATGTTGGGATCGCTGACGAAGGACAGCACGCGCTGCCGCAGCGTCATCTCCACGTCCACGACTCGCGCGGTGCCATCCTCGCCGATGGCGCGGTGCAGGTTCAGGACGACGTCGTGGCCTGCCACTTCGACCCTGCGCCCGCTGGCCTGCTTCAGAAGATCAGTCAGGCCGCTGGCGACGAAATCGACGACCCTCAGCTCCACCGCTTCCTTCTCGGTCACGGCCACGCTCTCGCGCACGGCCTTCTCGGCCCACTCCACGTTGCGCCCGCGTCGCTGCGCGATGGCGCTGCCGAAGCTGGCGGTGAAGTTCTCGACCTTCTTGCGCATGTCGCCCTCGATGTCCTTGCCCTGCCCCGCCACCGGATGCGCGGCGCCGATGGACGTGCCCGGCCCCATCGCCGCGACGTGCGCGGCCATGGTGACGAAGACTCCGGCCGACGTGGCGCTGGCGCCGCCGGGCCAGACGTGGACCAGCACGGGCAACGGCGCCGCGAGCAGCGCCTTGACCATCGTCTTGGTCGAATCGAGGAGGCCGCCGGGCGTGTCGAGTTCCACCACCAGCGCAAGGGCCTCGGCCGCAGCGGCCTGCTCGATGCCCGCTGCCAGATAATCGGCAGCGGCGGGCGTGATCGCGCCGTCGATGCGGATGCGAAAGACGCTGGCGGAAGGCGCCGCCAGATCGGCGGCGGCCTCGTGCGACGCTGCGTCAGCGGCAGGGCGATCGCCCGCGCCGTCGTGTCTGCGATCCCTGTGCGCGGGCGCCCGCTCCGCCGCCTTCTCGTCCGCAACCTTCGGCGCCTTCTCGGCCAGCACGGTCGCGGCCGGCAGGGCCGTCAGCGCTGCCAGCGCGGCGGCAAGCGCGACCGCGCCCGCCGTGCGACGTGCCAGTGGCATGCTCATCTCACCCGCCACCGCGCTGCGGCAGCGGCAATCCGAGGCGCGCCATCACCTGCTTGATGTCGTCCCACACCAGGCGCTTGTCCGACGGGTTCCGCAGCAGGTAGGCGGGATGGAACGTCGGCATCAACGGGATGCCGGCGAATTCGTGCCACTGCCCGCGGCGGCGCGTGATGGAGGTGCGGTCTCGCAGCAGTGCCTGCGTGGCGAAGTTGCCGAGGCTGACGAGAACTTTCGGCGAGACCAGCTCGACCTGACGAAGCAGGAACGGCTCGCATGCAACGATCTCGTCGGGCTCGGGGTTGCGGTTGCTCGGCGGCCGGCACTTGACGACGTTGGCGATATAGACGTCGCTGCGCTTCAGGCCCATGCCGCGCGTGATGATGTCGGTGAGCAGCTTGCCCGCTTTTCCGACGAACGGCTCGCCCTGGACATCTTCGTCCTCGCCGGGCCCTTCTCCGACGAACATCAGATCGGCGGCGGGATTGCCCACGCCGAAGACGATGTTGGTGCGGCCGCTGCACAGCTTGCAGCGCGTGCACTCGCCGAGCACTCCGCGAAGCTGCTCGAGCGAGACCGCCTCGACGATCGCCTGCTCCACCAGCGGGCCGCCGAGGCGGGTACCGGCCGCGGCAGAGGAGACCGCCGGCGCCTGCGGCGTGGCGCCCGCCGCTGCCGTTCGCGCGTCGGCCGGAGCGGGCCCCGGTGCCGCAACGGTCGCGCCGGACCGAAGCGCGGCAATGTTCGCCGCCGCGCGTGCCTCGGCCGCCGGAGCACCCGCGCGCGGTAGCAGCTCCAGGCCCAGAGCCATCTCGCGCTCCAGGTAGACCCGTGCGAGCCTCAGTGCGTCCGGGTCCATTGTCCCATCACTTCGACCGCTGTACGGTGAGCGCTGTTTTGATTGCGTTCGTGCTGATGGCCGTGGCTCTCGTGCTCGTCGCACCCGGCGATGCCCTCGCCTGGGGCCCGATCACGCACATCGTACACGGGAGCGCCGTCCTGGCCAGCATCGAGCTGTTGCCGGAGGCCATGCAGGCGCTGCTTTCCGCCAACGCCGGCTGCTACCTCTACGGCTGCGTCGGCGCCGACATCATCCAGGCCAAGGCCTACACCCGCGACGTTTCGACACACTGCCACCGCTGGCCCGTGGCGTGGCGCATCGTCGAGGAGGCATCGACGGACCGCGAGAAGGCGTTCGCCTGGGGCTACATGACCCACCTTGCCGCCGACATCGTCTCGCACAACCATTTCGTGCCCAGCAGCCTGCTGCGGTCCTTTCCCTCGCCTGCCCTGGGGCACGCGTACTGGGAGGCTCGCGCCGATGCGCTCCAGGACCCGGAGCACCGCGGGATGGTGCGCCAGCTCCTGGCCGGCAGCTACCGCGACTGTGACGCGCTGGTGGGACGGGTCGTCGAGCACACGCTGCTGTCGCTGAAGACCAACAAGCGCATCTTCGATTCGATGCTGGCGCTGAGCAAGCTCGACCGCTGGCAGAGCTTCCTCAAGACCGTCAATGAGCGGTCGCGCTACTCGTTGGGCGTCGACACCGTGCACCGCTACAACTCGGCCTGCATTGCCGCCGCGCAGGATCTGCTCGGCAACCAGCGCGAATCCTACACCCAGAGCTACGATCCGACCGGCCACGAGGTGCTGGCGCGCGCCATCGCGCTGCGGCGCCGGCTGCGCGCTCTCAAACGCGCACGCAAGCTCGATCCGGGGCTGGAGAAGGAGATCGAGCGCCAGATCGGCCCCGACGAATCGTTCTGAGACTCAGGCCGAGGTGACGGCGCGGCGCGCCCGCGGCCGCGCGCGCAAGGCCACCACGCGATCCAGAATCCGGTCGGCGAGCTCGTCCTTCGTGACGAGGCCGGTTTCTTCGTCCTCACCGGCGGCATCCAAAAGCACCGCCGCGTTGGTCTCGGTCTCGAAGCCCGCACCGGCGCGCGTGACGTCGTTGGCGACGATGAGGTCGACGCCCTTGCGCACGAGCTTGTCGCGGCCGTGCCGGACGACGTCGTTCGTCTCGGCAGCAAAGCCGACGACGATCGCATCGGAAGACCTGCGCGCCAGCGCTGCCAGGATGTCCTCGTTCTCGGCAAGCTCGAGCACCATCGGCTCGCCCGCCTTCTTCTTGATCTTGGCCTCGGCAACGCGCGACGGGCGGTAGTCGGCAACGGCCGCGACCATGACGATCACGTCGCTGGCATCGGCGTGCGCTTCCAGCGCTTTTTTCATTTCCGCTGCGGTGCCGACGTCGATGCGCTCGACGCCGCGCGGCGCCGCCAGAGAGGTGGGGCCGCTGACCAGCGTGACGCGCGCGCCGCGGCGCCAGGCGGCCGCGGCAACCGCGTAGCCCATGCGTCCGCTCGAGCGGTTGGTCAGATAGCGCACCGGATCGAGCGGCTCGCGCGTGGGCCCCGCCGACACCAGCACGCGGACGCCCGTCAGGTCCTGCGGCGAGAGCGCCGCGCTCAACTCGGCCAGCAGCACCTCGGGATCGGGCAGACGTCCCAGCCCCTCGTAGCCGCACGCGAGCTCGCCGTGATCGCTGTCGACGATGCGATGGCCGAAAGATGCGAGCGCTGCGATGTTCCGGGCGGTAGCGGGATGCGAGAGCATGTGCGTGTTCATCGCCGGAGCGACGACGACGGGTGCGCGCGTCACCAGCAGCGCCGCGGTCACGATGTCGTCGGCCATGCCGGCGGCCATGCGCGCGATCAGGTCGGCCGTGGCCGGCGCGACCAGGACCGCATCGGCGTCCTGGGCGATCTTGATGTGTCCGATGGTGGCGTCCTCGCCCGGATCCAGGAGGCTGGTGGCGACGGGGCGGCGCGAGAGCGCCTGCAGCGTCAGCGGAGTGATGAACTCTCGCGCCGCCTGCGTCATCGCCACCTGCACGTCGGCGCCTGCAGCCAGCAGCCGTCGGACCACCTCGGCGGCCTTGTAGGCGGCGATGCCGCCGCCCACGCAAAGAAGAACGCGGTTGCCGGCCAGGCGATGCATCAGGCGCCCTTGGATACCTTTTCTTCCATTTTGCTGAGCTCGCGGAAGCTTAGTCCCTCACGGGCCAGGCAGACAACCCCAAGTATGACGGTGATCGCGAACTGACTGGCATGGACGAGGATGGCATAGCCGATGGCGCCCTCGGTGACGCCGAAGACGCCGAGGCCGACCTTGCAGCCCCACTCGAACTGGCCGACGAAGCCGGGCGCGCCCGGTACCGCCACCGCCAGCGCGACGACGGTGGCCACGGTGACGCCGCCGCCGATGTAGGGCACGTCGATTCCGGTTGCCGCAAAGCCGAGCGCGAACGTCAGCCCGATGAAGAACCAGATGTAGAGCGACCAGGCCACGGTGCGCAGCACCGTGGAGAAGTCGGATACGGTGCTCATGCTGTCGATGAACTCGTGCTGCAGCCGCACCACCATCGGGCCGATGCGGGGGATACGCGCCCAGAGTCGGTCGAGCACCGGCAGCAGCCGCTCGCGCTGGATCGTGATGACGTAGGCGCCGCCGAATCCGGCGATTGCCAGCATCGCCGCCAGCCCTGCCATCCACGACACCTCCGGCGCCACATCGACCGACGAAACGATGATCACGCCGAAGATCGCCAGTGCGACCAGGTCGAGCACGCGCTCGATCGCCACGGTGGCCACGGCCGATGCCATCGACAGCTCCAGGCTGCGCGCCACCAGGTAGGGACGGGCAATCTCTCCGACACGGAACGGCAGCACCATGTTGGCCATGAACCCGATGGCCGAGGCGGAGTAGATGGGCATCATCGGCAGCGGACGCCCGGCCGAGCGCTCGAGCAGGATGCGCCAGCGCTGGCAGCGCGTGTACAGGCCGTAGGCCCCGGCCGGGAACATCAGCGCGATGAAGCGGTAGTCGGCCCGTGCGATCTCCTGTCCGACCTGCCCCCAGTTCTCGCCGCGCACGGCCAGCCAGAGGAACAGGGCGGACAGCCCGAGCCCCACCGCCAGCTGGACGCTGCGCCGGCCGCGTGTGGTCATGGGTTAGGGCTCGCCGCTACCTCAGCGGCGGAATCGCGACGGAGGCGGCTCGGGGATCTGCACGTCGGGGTGCAGAGTCTTGGCGCGCTCCAGCAGCACGTCCTCGGTCTCGGGGATGTTGGGGTCGGGCACGCAGCAGTCCACCGGACACACCGCCGCGCACTGCTCCTGGTCGAAGAAGCCGACGCACTCGGTGCACTTCACCGGGACGATGTAATAGATGTCCTCGGCGATGGCCTCGTGCATCGAGCCGTCCGGAGCCTCCCACTGCACGCCGCCCTCATAGATGGCGGTGTTGGGACATTCGGGCTCGCAGGCGCCGCAATTGATGCATTCTTCTGTGATCAGCGTGGCCATACCACGTCTCTCCTGCCCCGGTGCGAAGTGAGCGGGACTCTGGCACAGCCAGACCTCGTAGTAAAGTTTGCCTCGAGCATTGTGGAGGCATCCATCGCAGCGGCGGCGGGTTTCGATTTGATCGCCACATGTGATTGAAGACCGATCCGCCGTGAGCGCCCACTCGCCCGAGAATTCCGCACCTGTGGGCAGTCCGCTCCGCCTCATCGACGGTGATCTGATGCGGGTCGAGGCGCGCATCGCCGAGGTGATCCGCGCGCGTGAGCCGCTCCTGACCGAGATCTCCGACTATCTCATCAACGCCGGCGGCAAGCGCGTGCGCCCGGCGGTGGCGCTGCTGGTGTTTCGCGCCTGCGGCGGCACCGACGTCACCGACATGGTGGACCTGTCGGTGTCGCTGGAGCTGATCCACACGGCCACGCTCCTCCACGACGACATCATCGACTCCAACGACGTGCGGCGCGGCAAGGACGCGGCGCCCGTGCGCTTCGGCATCGCCGACACGCTGGTGACCGGAGATTTTCTCTTCTCGCGCGCGTTCCAGGTGTGCGGACGGTTCGAGGAGAGGATCGTCGACTGGGCGGCCGACGCCTGTGTCCAGCTCACCGAAGGCGAGATCATGCAGGCCCGCTTCCGCCGCAACGCCGCGGTAACCGAAGACGATTATCTGGAGATCATCGCGCGCAAGACCGCCTCGCTGTTCGCGGCCGGCACACGCATCGCCGCGCACCTGGCCGGCCTCGATTCCGCACGGATCGATCGCATGAACGAGTGCGGACGCCAGATCGGCCTCGCGTTCCAGATGATCGATGACGTCCTCGATATCGAGGGCGACCCGCGCAAGACCGGCAAGCGCGTGGGCACCGACCTTCTCGACGGCAACCCTTCTCTCCCCGTCGTGTGGGGACTGGCCTTGCCGGCGGTGCGACGCGCGTTTCTGGAAGAGGGCTGCGGCGCCGACGTCGTCGAACAGGCGCTGAGCGAGCTGCGGTCAGCCGCGATCGGCGCGCGCGTTCGCGAGCGCGCCGTCGAGCATGCGCGCGTGGCCGCCGCGCTGGTCGACGAGCTGCCCGCTTCGGCATTTCGCGATGCGGTCCGTCAGCTCGTCTCCGAGCTCGTGGACCGCCAGCTGTAGGGAGGCGTCAGCAGGGTGCGGGGCGATCGGAGTGATTGGCCTGCCAGACGGCGCGGATGACCTGCTCGACTGCGACAAACTGCCGATTCATCGACACCAGATTGTCCAGTGCGCGCACCAGCTCGGCGCGGTCCTGTCCAACGGGCTCGGCGGGATCGCACACACGTGCCAGACGCTGTGCCGCGGTCAGCAGCTCCTCGGACGCGTGACGCAGGTGCACCGCCATGTCGATGAAGCTCTGCTCGTCGATGATCATGCTCTGTTCCCCTTGCCGTTCTTCCGTGCCCGAACGGCGATCCCATATCGCAACCCTCGTGCCAGCATCCAACACATTCGCCGCAGCCGGCTGGAAAAGGCGCTGCCGAGGCTGCTTTTTTGCGGGCGGCATCATGGCGGGCGACGCGCGGCCAGGTGCGGGGACGGCGCCGGCGCCGGGACGGCAGTGTCCGGCGGCGGTCAAATCGGTGCGCGGCTACCATCGGCGTCGGTCCTCGCCTAGGAGACGCGGATCGATGACCCGGGGCGTCGTGGCAGCGCCCGCCCGTCGCCCGACCGGCGCAACAACTGGAGGACCTCGATGATCAAGCTCGATACCGCCTTCGTCGGCGGGTCCATCGCCAAGGTGGCCGAGACGGCGCGCGCCGCCGAGCGCCTGGGCTTCGACGGCATCATGACCGCCGAGACCGCCCACGACCCCTTCCTGCCGCTGATGATCGCCGCCGAGCACACCAGCACGATCGAGCTGGGGACCGCCATCGCCGTGGCCTTCCCGCGCAGCCCGATGATCACCGCGCACATGGCGTGGGACCTCCAGCACTACTCGGGCGGGCGCTTCCTGCTCGGGCTCGGCACGCAGGTCAAGGGACACAACGAGAAGCGCTTCAGCGTGCCGTGGGTCGCGCCCGGACCGCGCCTGCGCGAGCTCGTCGAGTCGCTGCACGCGATCTGGTCGTGTTGGCAGGACAACCGGCCGCTGTCCTACCACGGCAAGTACTACTCCTTCAGTCTGATGACGCCGTTCTTCAACCCGGGACGCATCGAGGAGGGCCGGCCGCCGGTCTACATCGCCGGCGTCAATGAATACATGTGCCGCCTGGCCGGCGAGCTGTGCGACGGCTTCCACATCCACCCGCTCAACAGCACGCGCTATCTCGATGAGGTCATCCGGCCGCTGATTGCGGAAGGCGCCGCCAAGGCGGGGCGCAAGATCGAAGACATCACCCTGGCCGCTCCGTGCTTCGTCGTCATGGGTGACAGCGACGAGGAGCGCGAAGGCGCGGCGGCGGCGGTTCGCCAGCAGATCTCTTTCTATGCCTCCACGCGCACGTATTGCGCAGTGCTCGACACGCACGGCTGGGGCGAGGTGGGACCGCAGCTGCACGAGCGCTCGCAGCGCGGCGACTGGAGCGGGATGGCCGATCTGATCACGGACGAGATGCTCCAGGCCTTCGCCGTCATCGGGCGGCGCGACGAGATTCCGGGGCTGCTGAAGAAGCGCTTCGAAGGCCGTGTGCAGCGCGTGGCGCTGTATCTACCGTTCGTTCCAGGCAGCGATGACGATTGGTGGCAGCAGGTGATCCAGACTCTGCACGCGTGACCGGGGCCGACGAAGACGCGACTGTCCGTGATGGTCGTAGTGTGCGGTCGGCAGACTACCGAAGAGGCAGGCACCTTCTGGGCCGAAAGGTGCCTGCCCCGGGTTCCCCACCCTAGAAGATCTGGCTGCGCAGGTAGGTCGTGAAGCCGGCGCGTCGCAGCGAGGCCTCATGCGCAGCGGCGTCCTTGCGATTGTCGAAGGCGCCGCTGAGCACGCGGAACAAGCCGGCGTCGTTGACGATGCGCACCCGGCGTCCGCCCAGGCGCGACACCAGCTCCTCGGCATTCGCGCGCGTCCGGAACGCTCCGAGCTGGATCGTGTACAGCGTGGTGCCGCCGGTCTTGGCCGGCGCCTTGGCCGTCGCAGAGCCGACCTCCGGCTTCCGCGCCGGGGGCGCCGACGTCTTCTGCTTCGAGCGCGTCGACGGCGGCGGAGTCAGCACGGCGGCCTTGGCCTGAATGATGCGCGGCGCCTTCTCCTCGTACGCTTCCATGGCGGCCGGCATCTCTTCGTCGTCGGCGCCCATGGCCTCGTCCATGCCGAGCGTCGCATCGTCCTCACCGCGCGAATGGATGCTCGGGTCCGGCGGGATGGCGGTGGCGCGCGCCGTCTGCTGGGCGGCTGCGGCCCTCTCTCGCGCATCCGCCTCGCGCGCCTGGCGGTCGACGGCGGCTCGCTGTTGCTCCATCGCTGCGCGCTCGTGTTCGACCGCTGCGCGCTGAGCCGCCTCGCGATCGGCACGCTGCCGGGCCATTGCGTCGCGCTTGGGGAAGTTCGGCTTCTCGCGGTCGGCGGTGCCGGGCTCGTCGCCCCACATCACCTCGCCGTCATACTCGTGCGCCTCGGCATCGAGCTCACGGATCTCGAAATCGTCCTCGGAATGGGTGTCGATTCGGGTATCGCGCGATGACCACACGGCCAGATGCGCATCGGCATCCAGGCGCGGCTGTTTGCCTTCGTTGCCTGCGGCCTGGTCGTCGGACACGCGGCGCGGCGGCGCAACCGGCAGCCGTACGATCTCGGTCGGCTCGGACGACACCGGCTTGGTGAAGAGCTCGGTGGTTCGCCCCGGCGCGGCATCACGCTCGGGCGATTCGATGCTGTTGGCCGCCCACGTCAGCAGCACGCACGCGGCGACGCTGAACAGGCCCATCGCGATGAAGCTGCCGCGCCGTGAGTCGCGGCCGCGCACCGGCGCACGCCGATCCTCGTCTTCGTCGTCATCCTCGGCCCCGGCATCGAAGGTGATCTCGTCCTGATCCTCCTCGTCCTCGCCCGTGCTCCACGACAGGCGCACTTCGTCCTGTGCATCCTCGTCGGAGGTCCAGTCTTCCTCTTCGTCGGTCTCGTCACCCCAGAGGACCTCGTCCTCGTCAACGACCGTCTTTGCCGTGCGCTCCAGACGCAACTTCTGCTGCTCTCCCGCCATGGCTGATCCCTCCGCTCCACTCCACGTGTGGACGTGCTCGCTGCGAACCTGATCGCAACCTGCTCGCGCCGCTCGTTCCAGCGCCGCCAGCGTCAGCGATTCCAGCCGCATGAGACGGCCGCCGCTGGCCACGATGAGATCGTCGATCGCCTCGGGCGCGAACATCCTGCCGAGCTCGCCGGCGGCAGCGGCCAATCGCCGCTCCAGGTAGCGAATGCAGTCGCGCACGCTGAGCGGCTCGATGCGGCAGATCTGCAGAAGGTGCTCGAGCAGCGCGCGATCGGTCGTCGCATTCATGCGATCCAGAAGATCGGGACGCCCGAACAGGAACAGGTGCAGCGAGGGAGGCTCCTCGGCATCGTCGCAGAAAAGCCGTGCCAGCCCCGCCAGCGTCTGCGGCGAAAGTCGGTGCGCGTCGTCGATGACGATGGCGGTGGAGCCGCCGGCGGCCGATCGCCTGGCGGCGACGTCGATGAACGTATGAATGAGCTCGTCCTCGCAGGAGCCGTCCGTCCGATCGACGCCGAGCTGCGCCAGTGCCTCACGAACCAGACTGGAGATGGAAGAACCGGGCGAGGTGATCAGCGCGGCACGCGCGCGCCCGGCCAGTCGGCGCGCGAAAATGCGGGCCAGAAGGGACTTGCCGCTCCCCTCGTCGGCAATGAGAACGCTGAGCCCGCGAGGTGAGCGAAGGCCCGCCTGAAGCTCCGACAGCAATGCGGCCAGCGCGTTGGGCAGGCACTGCTCGTCGGCGTCACTGTTTCTTGGAAATGGGTCGCGAGAAAGCCCGAACACCGCCGCCACATCCATCCGCCTCACCTCCCGGCGGGCGGCCGACGATCTCGCCCCCGAGATCAGCCCCGCCCTCTCCTCCCGTCGTCGCATGGGCGCGTACGACGCTGCCATGCGTTGCGGCAGGCCGCAGCCTGCGCGCCACCCCATGACGCTAGCACACAGCCGCCTGTTTGCAATTCAGGCGCGGCCGCGTCCGTGAGCCGGCGCCCGGCACGAGCTCTGTAGCAGGCGGGAGAACAGCAGCAGCGGCTCGACTCGCGAGCTCTTGAGCGCAAGGTCGAGCTGAACGACTTCACGGTGCAGACGCAGCAGCTCGTCCATCTCGAAATTGGATGCAGCCTTGAGACGGAAGTAGCCGCGCCAGGAAGGATGCCGGCGGCGG from the Candidatus Limnocylindrales bacterium genome contains:
- a CDS encoding slipin family protein — translated: MIGLYVVLAVVLLLASGVKVMREYERAVILRLGRLVAHRGPGIIYVIPGIEKMVRIDMRTITMDVPSQDVITRDNVSVKVNAVLYFRVVDPSRAVVEVENFLFATSLMAQTTMRSICGQAELDHLLSDRERINQQIQTILDDQTDPWGIKVVAVELKHIDLPQEMQRAMARQAEAERERRAKVIAAEGEFQASTRLREAAEIMADQPIAVQLRFLQTLVEVASDTSTTIVLPIPVDLLTPFFTHSAKTAERAEASAT
- a CDS encoding nodulation protein NfeD, coding for MSMPLARRTAGAVALAAALAALTALPAATVLAEKAPKVADEKAAERAPAHRDRRHDGAGDRPAADAASHEAAADLAAPSASVFRIRIDGAITPAAADYLAAGIEQAAAAEALALVVELDTPGGLLDSTKTMVKALLAAPLPVLVHVWPGGASATSAGVFVTMAAHVAAMGPGTSIGAAHPVAGQGKDIEGDMRKKVENFTASFGSAIAQRRGRNVEWAEKAVRESVAVTEKEAVELRVVDFVASGLTDLLKQASGRRVEVAGHDVVLNLHRAIGEDGTARVVDVEMTLRQRVLSFVSDPNIAYLLMMVAMLGLYMELSQPGAVVPGVVGTIALLLALLASQVLPISGGGALLMLLGAAFLVAELFVPSFGILGFGGIVALALGSLFLYTPESSLYVDRRLIATTVVMATTIMLAVGSLLLRDRRRRPALGAEGLIGEIGVAVTDVGPSGKVRVHGELWNASSTAPIAAGTSVRIESVTGLKVRVVPQPRGETK
- the queA gene encoding tRNA preQ1(34) S-adenosylmethionine ribosyltransferase-isomerase QueA encodes the protein MSSAGGGGRWKGLLDYELPSELIAQEPAPHRQDSRLLVLDRRSGALTHARFRDIGAFLPPRALLVANDSRVLRARLRGHKQGSGGAVELLVLGLGDGHRAPALSRSSKGLSHGQTIELAHGIVVRVQGPVERGRCLLDFSPLAVEEVLERIGEIPLPPYIERPGGPRSQDHERYQTVYAQAPGSVAAPTAGLHFTEELLSQLREHGFELATVTLHVGPGTFVPVRGSIDEHEMESESFTILPGAAAAVAAARAEGRAVVAVGTTTVRALESAADEGGVLATGASATRLFIRPGHRFRVVDAMVTNFHLPGSTLLALVMALAGREAIERAYEEAIAERYRFYSYGDAMLIR
- the tgt gene encoding tRNA guanosine(34) transglycosylase Tgt, giving the protein MRHGLRFEITARDRTGGRTGVLTLAHGRVATPAFMPVGTYGTVKGLTPRQLSEAGVQMVLSNAYHLALRPGVETIERLGGIHRFMGWSAPVLTDSGGFQVFSLAASVKVDEEGAVFRSHLDGSPVRMTPEGVVDLEYRLGVDIGMAFDVCVAKPGDRKAAADGAARTLRWTRRTRQALREDASTAIFAIQQGGLFEDLRREAAEALIELDFPGYAVGGLSVGEAREETMATAAASVAMLPDDKPRYMMGMGTPLDLVELCGQGYDLFDCVLPTRNARNGSLFTRSGPFSIRNACHASVDEPLEEGCDCEACNGFSRGYLHHLAKRGEMLGAILCSLHNVRFYQRLMADIRAALAANAYDGFRTAFRARYRGGTDA
- a CDS encoding uracil-DNA glycosylase: MDPDALRLARVYLEREMALGLELLPRAGAPAAEARAAANIAALRSGATVAAPGPAPADARTAAAGATPQAPAVSSAAAGTRLGGPLVEQAIVEAVSLEQLRGVLGECTRCKLCSGRTNIVFGVGNPAADLMFVGEGPGEDEDVQGEPFVGKAGKLLTDIITRGMGLKRSDVYIANVVKCRPPSNRNPEPDEIVACEPFLLRQVELVSPKVLVSLGNFATQALLRDRTSITRRRGQWHEFAGIPLMPTFHPAYLLRNPSDKRLVWDDIKQVMARLGLPLPQRGGG